The following proteins are encoded in a genomic region of Mycobacterium sp. 155:
- the coaBC gene encoding bifunctional phosphopantothenoylcysteine decarboxylase/phosphopantothenate--cysteine ligase CoaBC: protein MSARKRIVVGVAGGIAAYKACTVVRQLTEAGHSVRVAPTESALRFVGAATFEALSGNPVHTGVFEDVHEVPHVRIGQEADLVVVAPATADLLARAVAGRADDLLTATLLTARCPVLFAPAMHTEMWFHPATVDNVATLRRRGAVVLEPASGRLTGSDSGAGRLPEAEEITTLAQLLLDRGDALPYDLSGVKALVTAGGTREPLDPVRFIGNRSSGKQGYAMARVMAQRGAEVTLIAGNTAGLIDPAGVDVVHIGSATQLRDAVSKYASGVNVLVMAAAVADFRPAHVATSKIKKGKTEPSSIDLVRNDDVLAGAVRARADGQLPNMRAIVGFAAETGDANGDVLFHARAKLQRKGCDLLVVNAVGENRAFEVDHNDGWLLGSDGTEAALEHGSKTLMATRIVDSIAAFLRNRAA from the coding sequence GTGAGTGCGCGCAAGCGAATCGTTGTCGGGGTCGCCGGCGGTATCGCCGCGTACAAGGCATGCACGGTGGTCCGACAGCTGACTGAGGCCGGCCACTCCGTGCGAGTGGCTCCGACTGAGTCGGCGCTGCGGTTCGTCGGCGCTGCCACTTTCGAGGCGTTGTCGGGTAATCCGGTGCACACCGGTGTGTTCGAAGACGTGCACGAGGTCCCACACGTGCGGATCGGTCAGGAGGCCGATCTGGTCGTCGTCGCGCCGGCCACCGCAGATCTGTTGGCCCGCGCCGTCGCGGGCCGGGCCGACGATTTGTTGACCGCCACCCTGCTGACCGCGCGATGTCCGGTGCTGTTCGCGCCTGCCATGCACACCGAGATGTGGTTTCATCCGGCGACCGTCGACAATGTCGCGACGCTGCGCCGGCGAGGCGCTGTGGTGCTGGAGCCGGCGTCGGGTCGGCTGACCGGATCGGACAGCGGCGCGGGCCGCCTGCCCGAGGCCGAGGAGATCACCACCCTGGCCCAGTTGCTGCTCGATCGCGGCGACGCCCTGCCCTATGACCTGTCCGGCGTCAAGGCCCTGGTGACCGCAGGCGGTACCCGAGAACCTCTCGACCCGGTGCGCTTCATCGGTAACCGCAGTTCGGGGAAGCAGGGCTACGCCATGGCGCGGGTGATGGCCCAGCGCGGTGCCGAGGTGACGCTCATCGCCGGCAATACCGCGGGGCTGATCGACCCGGCCGGCGTAGACGTGGTGCACATCGGTTCAGCGACTCAGCTGCGCGACGCGGTGTCCAAGTACGCCTCGGGCGTGAACGTCCTGGTGATGGCGGCCGCGGTGGCCGATTTCCGGCCCGCCCATGTGGCTACCAGCAAGATCAAGAAGGGCAAAACGGAGCCGAGCTCGATCGATCTGGTCCGCAACGACGATGTGCTCGCGGGTGCGGTCCGGGCCCGGGCTGACGGGCAATTGCCAAACATGCGCGCGATCGTCGGGTTCGCCGCCGAGACCGGTGACGCCAATGGTGACGTGCTGTTCCATGCCAGGGCCAAACTGCAACGCAAGGGCTGTGACCTGCTCGTTGTCAACGCGGTGGGAGAGAACCGGGCGTTCGAAGTGGACCACAACGATGGATGGTTGCTGGGCTCAGATGGTACCGAAGCCGCCCTGGAACACGGATCGAAAACGCTGATGGCGACCCGTATCGTGGACTCGATTGCGGCTTTCCTGCGCAACCGCGCCGCCTGA
- a CDS encoding LemA family protein, with the protein MVTVVLVAVLVLAVLVLFGFVVGYNKIRTADIAVSEALSGIDVELTRRAALIPALVHTVQSFAVHEQAILDRVSAARAALTSATGGKSVAQRSAAEQNLDSALAGVLALGTSYPQLNSSNNFLDLQKNLTDTENKLAFARQYYNDAVATLNRLVGTIPWMYVAPLAGVSEREYYQTPK; encoded by the coding sequence ATGGTGACGGTGGTGCTGGTCGCGGTGCTGGTGCTCGCTGTGCTCGTGTTGTTCGGTTTTGTGGTGGGCTACAACAAGATTCGTACAGCGGATATCGCCGTGTCCGAGGCGCTCAGCGGGATCGACGTCGAACTGACCCGTCGTGCCGCGCTTATCCCGGCCCTGGTGCACACCGTGCAGAGCTTCGCCGTGCATGAGCAGGCGATCCTTGACCGGGTGAGCGCTGCGCGGGCCGCCCTGACCTCGGCGACCGGAGGCAAGTCGGTCGCCCAGCGCAGCGCGGCCGAGCAGAATCTGGACAGCGCCCTGGCAGGCGTGTTGGCGCTGGGCACGTCCTACCCGCAGCTCAACTCGTCGAACAACTTTCTGGACCTGCAGAAGAACCTGACCGATACAGAGAACAAGCTGGCCTTTGCCCGCCAGTACTACAACGACGCGGTGGCCACATTGAACCGCTTGGTCGGCACCATCCCCTGGATGTACGTGGCGCCGCTCGCCGGGGTCTCCGAACGCGAGTACTACCAGACGCCGAAGTAG
- a CDS encoding VOC family protein, whose amino-acid sequence MSDHEVKMIILSTDDLDESIRFYSETLGMALKFRDGAHFAALDGGPVTVALATAVDHPIPGKVVVGIKTADVDAAAKAVEDSGGGIVTGPYDDAHERRAVVYDNKGNGLVFYSPLSR is encoded by the coding sequence TTGAGCGATCACGAAGTGAAGATGATCATCCTGTCGACGGACGACCTAGATGAATCGATCCGGTTCTACAGCGAAACCCTGGGTATGGCATTGAAGTTCCGCGATGGCGCCCACTTCGCAGCCCTGGACGGCGGGCCGGTCACCGTGGCTCTCGCGACCGCGGTGGATCACCCGATACCCGGGAAGGTCGTGGTCGGTATCAAGACCGCCGATGTCGACGCCGCGGCGAAAGCTGTTGAGGACAGCGGCGGCGGCATCGTGACAGGCCCTTACGACGACGCTCACGAACGCCGCGCCGTGGTCTACGACAACAAGGGCAACGGTCTGGTGTTCTACAGCCCGCTCTCGCGCTAA
- the rpoZ gene encoding DNA-directed RNA polymerase subunit omega — protein sequence MSTPHADAQLTAVGGLGTDSSAVSAYDTPLGITNPPIDELLDRASSKYALVIYAAKRARQINDYYNQLGDGILEYVGPLVEPGLQEKPLSIAMREIHEDLLEHTEGE from the coding sequence GTGAGCACCCCGCATGCCGATGCGCAGCTGACCGCTGTGGGCGGCTTGGGCACCGATTCATCCGCCGTCAGCGCTTATGACACGCCGCTGGGCATCACAAACCCGCCCATCGACGAGTTGCTGGACCGCGCGTCGAGCAAGTACGCCCTGGTGATCTACGCCGCCAAGCGCGCACGTCAGATCAACGATTACTACAACCAACTCGGCGACGGCATTCTCGAATATGTCGGCCCGCTGGTCGAGCCAGGCCTGCAGGAGAAGCCGCTGTCCATCGCGATGCGGGAGATCCACGAGGATCTGCTCGAGCACACCGAGGGCGAATAA
- the gmk gene encoding guanylate kinase, with amino-acid sequence MGDESAGTARVVVLSGPSAVGKSTVVRCLRERLPDLYFSVSVTTRAPRPGEVDGVDYFFVSPERFQELIETGALLEWAEIHGGLHRSGTPGQPVRDATRAGHPVLIEVDLAGAKAVKQAMPEVITVFLAPPSWDELVSRLSGRGTETPEVMARRLQTARAEMAAQGDFDQVVVNRRLDSACAELVSLLVGQN; translated from the coding sequence GTGGGCGATGAGTCCGCTGGCACAGCCCGTGTCGTGGTGTTGTCCGGTCCCTCTGCCGTCGGGAAGTCCACCGTGGTCCGTTGCCTACGGGAACGGCTTCCCGACCTGTATTTCTCCGTCTCCGTCACGACGAGGGCCCCGCGGCCCGGTGAGGTGGACGGAGTCGACTACTTCTTCGTCAGCCCCGAGCGATTCCAGGAGTTGATCGAGACCGGAGCTCTGCTGGAATGGGCCGAGATCCACGGTGGCCTGCATCGATCGGGTACCCCCGGGCAACCGGTGCGGGACGCCACCCGGGCGGGGCATCCGGTGCTGATCGAGGTCGATCTGGCCGGTGCCAAGGCCGTCAAACAGGCCATGCCCGAGGTCATCACGGTCTTCCTCGCGCCGCCCAGCTGGGACGAACTGGTGAGCCGATTGTCCGGGCGGGGCACCGAGACCCCCGAGGTGATGGCCAGGCGCCTGCAGACAGCTCGGGCCGAAATGGCCGCTCAGGGTGACTTTGACCAGGTCGTGGTGAACCGCCGGTTGGATTCGGCATGCGCCGAATTGGTATCCTTGCTGGTGGGCCAGAACTGA
- a CDS encoding primosomal protein N', translating into MLSVPHLDREFDYLVAAEQSDDAQPGVRVRVRFNGRLVDAFVLERRSDTDHTGKLGWLDRVVSPETVLTAEIRRLVDAVAARYAGTRADVLRLAVPPRHATVEKQIPAEPDPLPEAAVDTGGWARYGRGEQFLMALQDRRAARAVWQALPGEHWPRRLAEAAAVAVGAGQGVLAVMPDQRDVDALYAAAVEHVPASRVAALSAGLGPAQRYRRWLSVLRGDARLVIGTRSAVFAPVRDLGLVLVWDDGDDNLAEPRAPYPHAREVAMLRAHQLRCAAMIGGYARTAEAQALVRTRWAHDLVAARPVVRSAAARIVAIEDSGYAQERDPAARTARLPSMALQAARSALQAERPVLVQVPRRGYVPALACARCRTIARCRHCTGPMALPDRDSAAAECRWCGRPEPALRCARCGSDAVRAVVVGARRTAEELGRAFPGVSVITSSGDDVVAAVGGGPALVVSTPGAEPVAEGGYGAALLLDGWALLGRQDLRAAEDTLRRWMAAAALVRPRSDGGAVAVVAEATIPTVQALIRWDPVGQADAELDARSEVGLPPAVHMAAVDGTGPAVTALLDSAQLPDSAELLGPVELPPGARRPPGVDPDADVTRMLVRVPRDDGLALSAALRRATAVLSARREQEPSRVQIDSLHIG; encoded by the coding sequence ATGCTGTCAGTGCCACACCTGGACCGTGAGTTCGACTATCTGGTCGCGGCCGAGCAGTCCGACGATGCGCAGCCCGGGGTGCGGGTGCGGGTGCGGTTCAACGGCCGGCTGGTCGACGCGTTCGTGCTGGAGCGGCGCTCGGACACCGATCACACCGGCAAGTTGGGCTGGCTGGACCGCGTGGTCTCGCCGGAAACAGTGCTCACCGCCGAGATCCGGCGGCTCGTCGACGCCGTAGCGGCGCGTTACGCGGGTACGCGTGCGGATGTCCTGCGCCTGGCAGTCCCGCCACGCCACGCCACCGTGGAAAAACAGATACCGGCCGAACCAGATCCGCTGCCGGAGGCTGCCGTCGACACCGGTGGCTGGGCGCGTTACGGGCGCGGCGAGCAGTTCCTGATGGCATTGCAGGACCGGCGGGCCGCCCGCGCCGTGTGGCAGGCGCTGCCCGGGGAACACTGGCCGCGGCGGCTGGCCGAAGCCGCGGCGGTGGCGGTCGGCGCCGGACAGGGCGTGCTGGCGGTCATGCCCGACCAGCGCGACGTCGACGCGCTGTACGCGGCGGCGGTCGAACATGTTCCGGCGTCGCGCGTGGCGGCGTTGTCGGCCGGGCTGGGCCCGGCGCAGCGGTACCGACGCTGGCTATCGGTGCTGCGCGGGGACGCCCGGCTGGTGATCGGCACCCGTAGTGCGGTGTTCGCCCCGGTCCGCGATCTCGGCCTGGTACTGGTGTGGGACGACGGCGATGACAACCTCGCCGAGCCGCGCGCACCCTACCCGCACGCTCGCGAGGTGGCGATGCTGCGCGCGCACCAATTGCGTTGTGCAGCGATGATCGGCGGCTACGCCCGCACCGCGGAAGCTCAGGCCCTGGTGCGTACCCGGTGGGCTCACGACCTGGTGGCCGCCCGGCCGGTGGTGCGGTCGGCCGCGGCTCGGATCGTGGCCATCGAAGACAGCGGGTACGCCCAGGAACGCGATCCAGCCGCACGGACCGCACGGCTGCCGTCGATGGCGCTGCAGGCCGCTCGTTCGGCATTGCAGGCGGAGCGCCCCGTACTGGTTCAAGTGCCCCGCCGCGGCTATGTTCCGGCGCTGGCTTGTGCGCGCTGCCGCACGATCGCCCGGTGCCGGCACTGCACAGGCCCGATGGCCCTGCCCGATCGCGACAGTGCGGCCGCCGAATGCCGGTGGTGCGGGCGACCTGAACCGGCACTGCGGTGTGCGCGCTGCGGTTCGGACGCGGTACGCGCCGTCGTCGTCGGTGCCCGCCGCACCGCCGAGGAACTCGGACGGGCGTTCCCGGGCGTCAGCGTGATCACCTCCAGTGGTGACGACGTGGTGGCCGCTGTCGGTGGCGGGCCGGCGCTGGTGGTCTCGACGCCGGGCGCCGAACCGGTCGCCGAAGGGGGCTACGGCGCCGCGCTGTTGCTCGACGGCTGGGCGCTGCTGGGCCGGCAGGACCTGCGTGCCGCCGAAGACACCCTGCGGCGGTGGATGGCGGCTGCTGCCCTTGTGCGCCCACGCAGCGACGGTGGCGCGGTCGCGGTGGTGGCCGAGGCGACGATACCCACCGTGCAGGCCCTGATCCGCTGGGACCCCGTCGGCCAGGCCGATGCCGAACTCGATGCCCGCAGTGAGGTGGGGCTGCCGCCCGCGGTGCACATGGCCGCGGTCGACGGCACCGGGCCGGCGGTGACCGCGCTGTTGGACTCCGCACAACTGCCCGATTCGGCCGAACTGCTCGGGCCGGTCGAGTTGCCCCCGGGTGCGCGGCGACCGCCTGGAGTCGACCCGGATGCCGACGTGACCCGCATGCTGGTCCGCGTGCCACGCGACGATGGGCTGGCGCTGTCGGCCGCGCTGCGCCGCGCGACGGCCGTGCTCAGCGCGCGACGCGAGCAGGAACCATCCCGCGTCCAAATCGACTCGTTGCACATCGGCTGA
- a CDS encoding ETEC_3214 domain-containing protein, translated as MSWLVEWLKALDWSHWDSVVSATVGVTVLAGIAWAAIKFVLNPLAVWLGRRRAQAKLLDQLACGSSVEYVESLFGVAQFVGQRGGNETRTYRLAGAWVIIEIRDRAVFSYSITVTNPRMHYNTKRLTFNMLKIRLGKDKFPKRGIGYGGEHLWVAIRLRHGYVQHYNLREAGAMQFYWLSHNQAGAGQFYEDFSYADRGSGVFAHDHSGEGEPIDASGITVNTLTVASPELIHTETGAFLAIDESEVKLASAVRPPLKGTRRYRLGLKWFKLKGWALRALASIGFRK; from the coding sequence GTGTCGTGGTTGGTGGAGTGGTTGAAGGCCTTGGATTGGTCGCACTGGGACAGCGTTGTTAGCGCAACCGTCGGCGTGACGGTCCTTGCAGGTATTGCGTGGGCGGCGATCAAATTTGTGTTGAACCCGCTGGCTGTGTGGTTGGGCCGTCGCAGGGCACAAGCGAAGCTCTTGGATCAACTGGCTTGCGGAAGCTCAGTCGAGTACGTCGAATCACTGTTCGGTGTGGCGCAATTCGTCGGTCAACGTGGCGGCAACGAGACGAGAACCTACCGCCTTGCGGGAGCCTGGGTGATTATTGAGATTCGTGACCGTGCCGTGTTTTCGTACTCGATTACTGTCACCAATCCACGGATGCATTACAACACAAAGCGGCTGACATTCAATATGCTGAAAATCAGGCTTGGAAAAGATAAGTTCCCTAAGCGCGGTATTGGTTATGGGGGAGAGCATTTGTGGGTCGCAATACGATTGCGACATGGGTATGTGCAGCATTACAACCTTCGGGAAGCTGGCGCGATGCAGTTCTACTGGCTGTCCCATAATCAAGCGGGTGCGGGCCAGTTTTACGAAGATTTCTCATATGCCGATAGGGGAAGCGGTGTATTCGCGCACGATCATTCGGGTGAAGGTGAACCAATTGATGCATCTGGCATCACTGTGAATACCTTGACGGTCGCGTCTCCTGAACTTATTCATACAGAGACTGGCGCTTTCCTCGCAATTGATGAATCGGAAGTGAAGTTGGCGTCAGCGGTGCGCCCGCCTTTGAAGGGTACCCGTCGATATCGGCTGGGCTTGAAATGGTTCAAACTGAAGGGGTGGGCCTTGCGCGCTTTAGCCTCGATCGGATTTCGAAAATGA
- a CDS encoding alpha/beta hydrolase: MSVADEKPAVDAILQKVLQLVPFKLSTANGVDEARRQFSALPRRNVHPEVTTEDRTIEGPAGPIPVRVYRPPTADGVTLPVVVFIHGGGWSVGDLDTYDGTAREHAVGADAVVVSVAYRLAPEHPYPAAVDDAWAATRWVAEHAAELDADPDRLAVAGDSAGGNLSAVVAQLARDAGGPAIRFQLLWYPATTGDTSLPSFTENAEAPVLDLAAVKGFTKWYVSKDVDLAQPPATLLPARAENLADLPPAYIATAGYDPLRDDGARYAELLRAAGVPVELHNAETLVHGYLGYVGVVPAATEASDRAMAALRAALHD, translated from the coding sequence GTGTCTGTTGCTGACGAGAAACCGGCGGTCGATGCCATCCTGCAGAAGGTACTGCAGCTGGTGCCGTTCAAACTCTCCACCGCCAACGGCGTCGACGAGGCCCGACGGCAGTTCAGCGCACTGCCACGCCGCAATGTCCACCCCGAGGTCACGACCGAGGACCGCACGATCGAGGGCCCGGCAGGCCCGATCCCGGTGCGGGTGTACCGGCCGCCGACGGCCGACGGGGTGACGCTGCCGGTGGTGGTGTTCATCCACGGCGGCGGCTGGTCAGTGGGCGATCTGGACACCTACGACGGCACGGCCCGCGAGCACGCGGTAGGCGCGGACGCAGTGGTGGTGTCGGTGGCTTACCGGCTGGCGCCCGAACATCCCTACCCGGCCGCCGTCGACGACGCCTGGGCCGCGACCCGGTGGGTGGCCGAGCACGCCGCCGAACTGGATGCCGACCCAGACCGGCTGGCCGTCGCCGGGGATTCGGCAGGCGGCAACCTCAGTGCGGTCGTGGCGCAGCTGGCGCGGGATGCGGGCGGCCCGGCGATCCGGTTCCAGCTGCTCTGGTACCCGGCCACCACCGGCGATACTTCGCTGCCGTCGTTCACGGAGAACGCCGAGGCGCCGGTCCTCGACCTCGCCGCGGTCAAGGGATTCACCAAGTGGTACGTCAGCAAGGACGTCGACTTGGCTCAGCCCCCGGCCACCCTGCTGCCGGCGCGAGCCGAGAACCTGGCCGATCTACCGCCGGCCTACATCGCCACCGCGGGTTACGACCCGTTGCGCGACGACGGTGCCCGCTACGCCGAGCTGCTCCGGGCGGCCGGCGTGCCCGTCGAGTTGCACAACGCCGAGACGCTGGTACACGGCTACCTCGGATACGTGGGGGTGGTGCCCGCCGCGACCGAGGCCTCCGACCGGGCGATGGCAGCGCTGCGAGCGGCGCTGCACGACTGA
- the mihF gene encoding integration host factor, actinobacterial type: MALPQLTDEQRAAALEKAAAARRARAELKERLKRGGTNLKQVLTDAETDEVLGKMKVSALLEALPKVGKVKAQEIMTELEIAPTRRLRGLGDRQRKALLEKFDQS, from the coding sequence GTGGCCCTTCCCCAGTTGACCGACGAACAGCGCGCGGCAGCGTTGGAGAAGGCTGCTGCCGCACGTCGAGCGCGAGCCGAACTGAAGGAACGGCTCAAGCGCGGCGGCACCAACCTCAAGCAGGTGCTCACCGACGCTGAGACCGACGAGGTCTTGGGCAAGATGAAGGTTTCCGCGCTGCTGGAGGCCCTGCCCAAGGTTGGCAAGGTCAAGGCACAGGAGATCATGACCGAACTGGAGATCGCTCCGACCCGCCGGTTGCGCGGCCTCGGCGACCGGCAGCGCAAGGCCCTGCTGGAGAAGTTCGATCAGTCCTGA
- the metK gene encoding methionine adenosyltransferase gives MSEGRLFTSESVTEGHPDKICDAISDSVLDALLEQDPKSRVAVETMVTTGQVHVAGEVTTTAYADIPKIVRDRILEIGYDSSTKGFDGASCGVNVAIGSQSPDIAQGVDTAYETRVEGEQDPLDAQGAGDQGLMFGYAIKDTPELMPLPIALAHRLARRLTEVRKNGVLDYLRPDGKTQVTIQYDGTTPVRLDTVVLSTQHADGIDLDSTLTPDIREKVVNTVLNDLGHESLDTSDYRLLVNPTGKFVLGGPMGDAGLTGRKIIVDTYGGWARHGGGAFSGKDPSKVDRSAAYAMRWVAKNVVAAGLAERVEVQVAYAIGKAAPVGLFVETFGTETVDPARIEKAISSVFDLRPGAIIRDLDLLRPIYAQTAAYGHFGRTDIELPWEQLDKVDDLKASV, from the coding sequence GTGAGCGAAGGTCGCCTGTTTACCAGTGAGTCGGTAACCGAAGGGCATCCCGACAAGATCTGTGACGCGATCAGCGACTCTGTGCTCGACGCGCTGCTGGAGCAGGATCCGAAGTCGCGGGTCGCGGTGGAGACAATGGTCACCACCGGTCAGGTGCATGTCGCCGGCGAGGTCACCACCACGGCCTACGCCGACATCCCCAAGATTGTGCGCGACCGCATTCTGGAGATCGGCTACGACTCGTCCACCAAGGGTTTCGACGGCGCCTCGTGCGGCGTCAACGTCGCCATCGGTTCGCAGTCCCCGGACATCGCCCAGGGCGTCGACACCGCCTACGAGACCCGCGTCGAGGGCGAGCAGGATCCGCTGGACGCCCAGGGCGCGGGCGATCAGGGCCTGATGTTCGGTTACGCCATCAAGGACACCCCTGAGCTCATGCCGCTGCCCATCGCGCTGGCCCACCGACTGGCCCGCCGGCTGACCGAGGTCCGCAAGAACGGTGTGCTCGACTACCTGCGTCCCGACGGCAAGACCCAGGTCACCATCCAGTACGACGGCACGACACCGGTCCGGCTCGACACCGTGGTGCTGTCGACCCAACATGCCGACGGCATCGACTTGGACTCCACGCTGACCCCCGACATCCGCGAGAAGGTCGTCAACACCGTTCTCAACGACCTCGGGCACGAGTCGCTCGACACCTCCGACTACCGGCTGCTGGTCAACCCGACCGGCAAGTTCGTCCTCGGCGGCCCGATGGGCGACGCCGGTCTGACCGGCCGCAAGATCATCGTCGACACCTATGGCGGCTGGGCCCGTCACGGTGGCGGCGCGTTCTCCGGCAAGGATCCGTCGAAGGTGGACCGCTCGGCCGCGTACGCGATGCGATGGGTGGCCAAGAATGTCGTCGCCGCGGGCCTGGCGGAGCGCGTCGAGGTCCAGGTGGCCTACGCGATCGGCAAGGCCGCTCCGGTCGGGCTGTTCGTCGAGACCTTCGGCACCGAGACCGTGGATCCCGCGCGCATCGAGAAGGCCATCAGCAGTGTGTTCGACCTCCGGCCCGGCGCGATCATCCGCGACCTGGATCTGCTTCGCCCGATCTATGCGCAGACAGCAGCCTACGGACACTTCGGTCGCACCGACATCGAGCTGCCCTGGGAGCAGCTCGACAAGGTCGACGACCTGAAGGCGTCGGTCTAG
- a CDS encoding helix-turn-helix domain-containing protein, translating to MRKNQPAQQVSKRQLISTKQAAEQLNVSPNTVRALIANGRFAGYKGGRLVKVDANEVERYIDRIATK from the coding sequence ATGCGGAAGAATCAACCTGCACAACAGGTTTCAAAGCGCCAGCTCATTTCCACCAAACAAGCCGCCGAACAGCTCAACGTCTCCCCCAACACGGTCAGAGCATTGATTGCCAACGGTCGGTTCGCCGGCTACAAAGGAGGCCGCTTGGTCAAGGTGGACGCAAACGAGGTTGAACGCTACATCGACCGAATCGCGACCAAATAG
- a CDS encoding DUF2207 domain-containing protein, protein MRRVLAWSLTLALIVFGLLWPTFWPSGGGAAATDDPVVITDYAADLSIGADGQLTAVETITANFPSGRHGLFRYWDVANPNNPRLRQPPTVTSIRLDGAPAEYRLLDEDGGRFAVAKIGDPDRTLDYGSHVFEIRYTIDGVLDPGRIGADRRFAGSVGEPNSASAFYWNVVAPAWNNRIDRVTVRLTLPAAATGAQCSVGYGVGRACEALTTSGDTVRLTAADLDPHTPVTLRAGVDVPTPPQVTLPWPYTWDRVLGRSVSGVIWVAALTVALGLAGFFWTRRTDEPPPGFPLQYAPPEGIGPVQAEYIRTEAVPKSALTATLFYLAERGLVELRQVNADQWMIRGLVNHAAWANVDPVGSAVASALKVNYTGAEFRAKKSVSSGEKLNKAKTDLATAVRRWAFDSGLLVRQRAELWLRVANAVALVAALCGFLVWFGATATMWGLPFAVFFVLTARSWRAGVGTRRTPAGRELWSRVGGFHRLLSTDSAETRFDFAARKDLYTAYIPFAVAAGTAALWAKKYQDVTGTVAPQPDWYHASSNSSWGVADGSGGSGFDSFDSALSSSIGAYTASQSSSSSSSSGGGSSGGGGGGGGGGGGGSW, encoded by the coding sequence ATGCGTCGGGTTCTGGCCTGGTCGCTCACGTTGGCGCTCATCGTGTTTGGACTGCTGTGGCCGACGTTCTGGCCCAGCGGCGGTGGCGCGGCCGCAACTGACGACCCGGTGGTCATCACCGACTACGCGGCGGATCTTTCAATCGGCGCCGACGGGCAGCTCACCGCCGTCGAGACCATCACGGCGAATTTCCCGAGCGGACGCCACGGACTCTTCCGGTATTGGGATGTGGCCAACCCGAACAACCCCCGGCTGCGTCAGCCACCGACCGTCACCTCGATCCGGCTCGATGGGGCACCGGCGGAGTATCGGCTGCTCGACGAGGACGGCGGTCGGTTCGCGGTGGCCAAGATCGGCGATCCGGACCGCACCCTGGACTACGGCAGCCACGTGTTCGAGATCCGCTACACCATCGACGGTGTGCTGGACCCTGGGCGCATCGGCGCCGACCGACGATTCGCAGGATCCGTCGGTGAGCCGAATTCCGCGTCCGCGTTCTACTGGAATGTCGTCGCCCCCGCCTGGAACAACCGGATCGACCGCGTCACGGTCAGGCTCACGCTGCCGGCCGCGGCCACCGGCGCGCAGTGCAGCGTCGGCTACGGCGTCGGCCGTGCCTGCGAGGCGCTGACCACCTCGGGTGACACCGTTCGGCTCACCGCTGCCGACCTCGATCCGCACACCCCGGTCACGCTGCGCGCCGGTGTCGACGTGCCCACTCCGCCGCAGGTCACCCTGCCGTGGCCGTACACCTGGGACCGGGTGCTGGGCCGGTCCGTATCCGGGGTGATCTGGGTGGCAGCACTGACGGTGGCGCTCGGCCTGGCCGGGTTCTTCTGGACGCGCCGCACCGATGAGCCGCCGCCCGGCTTCCCGCTGCAGTACGCACCACCGGAAGGGATCGGGCCCGTACAGGCCGAATACATTCGCACCGAAGCGGTTCCCAAGAGCGCGCTGACGGCGACGCTGTTCTATCTCGCCGAGCGCGGCCTGGTTGAGTTGCGGCAGGTCAACGCCGACCAATGGATGATCCGCGGCCTGGTCAACCACGCGGCGTGGGCCAACGTCGACCCCGTCGGGTCCGCAGTGGCGTCCGCGCTCAAGGTCAACTACACCGGCGCCGAGTTCCGTGCCAAAAAGTCGGTGAGCTCCGGCGAGAAACTCAACAAGGCCAAGACCGACCTGGCCACCGCCGTACGTAGGTGGGCCTTCGACAGTGGGCTTTTGGTCAGGCAGCGCGCGGAACTGTGGCTACGCGTCGCCAACGCCGTGGCATTGGTCGCGGCGCTGTGCGGATTCCTGGTGTGGTTCGGCGCCACCGCGACCATGTGGGGTCTGCCGTTCGCAGTGTTCTTCGTCCTCACGGCACGCTCGTGGCGCGCCGGGGTGGGCACCCGGCGCACCCCCGCGGGACGTGAACTCTGGTCGCGGGTGGGCGGATTCCATCGGCTGTTGTCCACGGATTCGGCCGAGACCCGGTTCGATTTCGCTGCGCGCAAGGATCTCTACACCGCCTACATCCCTTTCGCGGTGGCTGCTGGGACCGCGGCACTGTGGGCCAAGAAGTATCAGGACGTCACGGGTACGGTTGCCCCGCAACCGGATTGGTACCACGCGTCGTCGAATAGCAGTTGGGGTGTCGCCGACGGATCCGGCGGATCAGGCTTCGACAGTTTCGATTCGGCGCTGTCGTCATCGATCGGTGCCTACACCGCATCGCAGTCATCGTCGTCGTCGTCCTCGAGCGGCGGAGGGTCCAGCGGTGGTGGAGGCGGCGGTGGTGGAGGCGGAGGCGGAGGTTCATGGTGA